The Styela clava chromosome 13, kaStyClav1.hap1.2, whole genome shotgun sequence genome has a window encoding:
- the LOC120333447 gene encoding uncharacterized protein LOC120333447 translates to MEGKEEPTSTFNINLLTGDVTTVSSKIELHNHQEGSSSNHVPLSQQMLPPPTTNVPSSSRAFTGKVKPPGKIRTKDLTLEKNSEEYIRRRQRNNVAVKKSREKTREKSVYTLQKVEQLKEENEQLESKISILTKELSVLKDLFMDHARGFCTGGNVNIDAEQLESLLGCKIIRKHSDSEPGTSSMTSASPSRAMSTMEPLINAAEIELMSFEKNKNNDISASNTHQQASVNNSDVDLPGQYDSAVTTITQMPDFQNESS, encoded by the exons ATGGAAGGTAAAGAGGAACCAACTTCtactttcaacattaatttattAACTGGAGATGTAACAACAGTTTCATCGAAAATTGAATTGCATAATCATCAAGAAGGAAGTTCAAGTAATCATGTTCCTTTGTCGCAACAAATGCTTCCTCCTCCGACTACCAATGTTCCCTCAAGTTCAAGAGCATTCACAGGAAAAGTGAAACCTCCTGGGAAAATAAGAACAAAAGATTTGACTTTGGAAAAGAATTCAGAAGAATACATTCGCAGGAGACAAAGGAATAACGTCGCTGTTAAGAAGAGTCGAGAGAAGACTCGTGAAAAATCTGTTTACACTCTACAAAAAGTCGAGCAATTGAAG GAAGAAAATGAACAACTAGAATCTAAAATCTCAATTTTGACCAAGGAGCTTAGCGTTCTAAAGGATTTGTTTATGGATCACGCGAGGGGCTTCTGCACTGGAGGAAATGTCAATATTGATGCAGAGCAACTTGAATCATTGTTAGGTTGCAAAATTATTCGAAAACATAGTGATTCAGAACCTGGCACATCTAGTATGACTTCTGCCAGTCCATCTCGTGCCATGTCAACAATGGAACCATTAATAAACGCAGCAGAAATTGAACTAATgtcttttgaaaaaaataaaaacaatgatatATCTGCTTCAAACACACACCAACAAGCAAGTGTGAATAATTCTGATGTAGATTTGCCTGGTCAATACGACAGCGCAGTAACCACAATAACTCAAATGCCTGATTTTCAAAACGAAAGTTCGTGA